Proteins encoded within one genomic window of Desulfatiglans sp.:
- a CDS encoding site-specific integrase, which translates to MDVNVYKRDGSPFYWMKWYFSGKLHRQSTKTKNLKKANLIAKDKEQELLRHAGISGVAKIPFKEMMEQVLLDYKANGRKSFHIAELKVKILYAYFREDTKIVDITERNIQEYVSYRLTKCKNQKKEPIRPATVNRELQLLKRGFSILHQRKMIGAVPTIQLLREDNIRKGFFEHWEFLKLMEKASEHIKPLVTFMYFTGWRFSEVVNITWDMVDIDNGVITIPPGMTKNKKGRHYYMPDNILEMIRDIWSKRVERIRINESAPDYVFTNKNYTDRIKDIRSAWENSCKRAGLNGKLKHDFRRTAARNYVRAGVPQRVAQELLGHQTASIFSRYNIVSDQDLRDAVKKQMEYMNNQTKNRPIEIPPEGFREWEPMIKKMNENYEKEHQEGIKYLREKYENVVEVDKEGKVKVLQGEGFPNETDKNLHEK; encoded by the coding sequence ATGGATGTCAATGTTTACAAGAGAGATGGCAGTCCATTCTACTGGATGAAGTGGTATTTTTCTGGGAAACTACACAGGCAGTCTACTAAAACAAAGAACCTAAAGAAGGCGAATTTGATTGCCAAGGATAAAGAACAGGAACTACTGAGACATGCCGGAATAAGTGGGGTAGCGAAAATTCCATTTAAAGAGATGATGGAACAGGTTCTACTTGATTACAAGGCGAACGGTAGAAAATCCTTTCATATCGCAGAATTGAAGGTAAAAATTCTTTACGCCTATTTTAGGGAAGATACAAAGATTGTAGATATAACAGAGCGGAATATTCAAGAATATGTATCATACAGATTGACAAAATGTAAAAACCAAAAGAAAGAACCAATCCGCCCTGCAACGGTAAATAGGGAACTACAATTACTGAAAAGGGGATTTTCCATTCTGCATCAGAGAAAGATGATAGGCGCAGTGCCTACAATACAACTTTTACGAGAAGATAATATCAGAAAAGGATTTTTTGAACATTGGGAATTTTTGAAGTTAATGGAAAAGGCATCTGAACATATCAAACCACTGGTGACATTCATGTATTTTACCGGATGGCGATTTAGTGAAGTGGTTAATATTACATGGGATATGGTTGATATTGATAATGGTGTTATTACCATTCCCCCGGGTATGACAAAGAATAAAAAAGGCAGACACTATTATATGCCTGATAATATACTTGAGATGATAAGGGACATTTGGTCAAAACGAGTTGAAAGAATAAGAATTAATGAATCTGCCCCTGACTATGTTTTTACAAATAAGAATTATACAGACAGGATTAAGGATATAAGAAGTGCCTGGGAAAATAGTTGTAAAAGGGCAGGATTAAATGGGAAGTTAAAACATGATTTTAGAAGAACGGCGGCGAGGAATTATGTAAGAGCAGGTGTTCCACAACGAGTGGCGCAGGAACTTTTAGGACATCAAACCGCATCTATCTTTTCAAGATACAATATTGTTTCTGACCAAGATTTACGGGATGCTGTAAAAAAACAAATGGAATATATGAATAATCAGACAAAGAATAGACCTATTGAAATACCGCCTGAAGGTTTTAGAGAATGGGAACCAATGATTAAGAAAATGAATGAGAATTATGAAAAGGAACATCAGGAAGGCATTAAATATTTAAGAGAAAAATATGAAAATGTAGTTGAGGTCGATAAAGAGGGAAAGGTTAAAGTCCTGCAAGGGGAAGGGTTTCCAAATGAAACTGACAAGAACTTGCATGAAAAATAA
- the rapZ gene encoding RNase adapter RapZ — translation MKNLRVILISGLSGSGKTTAIKALEDIGFYCVDNLPILLLPQFLELCEQSGGKISKVAVVKDIREEASRPLFRPRSDPASLEKPPMKPEEAEKLIDMSEESRRILNDLKKDGYRIEILFLEAKDTILIKRFSETRRQHPLAVGGSIRDGLHLERRLLQFLRDMADQVIDTSTISVHELKQKIQHYVQEENPLNRMTVSLISFGYSFGIPTEAEIVMDVRFLPNPYFVEEFRNLNGNDQKVYEYVMKWDETKELLRHLENLIRFLLPLYQREMKTHLTIAVGCTGGKHRSVSLINRLAEIFRKEFDKMGLYLLVRHRDVDKG, via the coding sequence ATGAAAAATCTGAGGGTGATTCTAATCAGTGGCCTTTCCGGTTCCGGAAAGACAACCGCTATCAAGGCCCTGGAAGATATAGGGTTCTACTGTGTCGATAACCTGCCAATCCTTCTTTTGCCGCAGTTCTTGGAGCTGTGTGAACAGTCAGGCGGTAAGATATCAAAGGTTGCGGTGGTAAAAGATATAAGAGAAGAGGCATCCCGTCCTTTGTTCAGGCCCCGGTCAGACCCTGCCAGTCTGGAAAAGCCGCCCATGAAACCGGAAGAGGCGGAAAAGTTAATAGATATGTCAGAGGAATCCCGGAGGATTTTAAATGACCTGAAAAAGGATGGCTATCGTATTGAAATTCTTTTTCTGGAGGCAAAGGATACAATCCTGATTAAGAGATTCAGCGAGACACGGCGTCAGCATCCTTTGGCAGTGGGCGGCTCTATCAGGGACGGCCTGCACCTGGAAAGAAGGCTGTTGCAGTTTTTAAGGGACATGGCTGATCAGGTCATTGATACATCAACAATAAGCGTCCATGAACTTAAACAGAAGATACAGCATTATGTCCAGGAGGAGAATCCCCTTAACCGTATGACAGTCTCGCTTATATCCTTCGGTTACAGCTTTGGCATTCCGACTGAGGCTGAGATAGTTATGGATGTCCGATTTCTGCCCAACCCCTATTTTGTGGAAGAATTCAGGAACCTGAATGGTAATGATCAGAAGGTGTACGAGTATGTAATGAAATGGGATGAAACAAAGGAGCTGTTGAGGCACCTTGAAAACCTGATCCGCTTTTTATTGCCACTTTACCAGAGAGAGATGAAGACCCACCTTACCATTGCTGTCGGATGCACAGGAGGGAAACACCGCTCCGTCTCATTAATAAATCGTCTGGCAGAGATTTTCCGGAAAGAGTTTGATAAAATGGGGTTATATCTCCTGGTAAGGCACAGGGATGTTGATAAGGGTTAA
- a CDS encoding YvcK family protein — translation MRFLLHMKISKLGRYIDLLLEEVINQTPPSGRRQNSISALAREIRLSECSNTRVVIFGGGTGLSTVLGGDSRIDEWLENPFVGLKEEFPLLDVVVCTTDDGGSTGQLLRQLPIIGIGDIRKVLLSLILRANLQKRYGLDDVSTMNLIRVLHAIFNRRFDEGFNDFRHVTNPFLSVARPLRRYCPEPLKTLFLTLGEYISPGGKGPVIEPGGHCLGNLILAAAILRSADETGCFPPDLNAILAGIRVIADAIGVNPGFLHPATATPGQLVLRYSNGVAVRGQNKAAITQRRLPIDHLFVECRDDASVSADIIRAIKNADLILFAPGSLYTSIMPILQLTPVIRTIRNNKKALKILGANFWVQAGETDISRHRMSRGFHVSELIEAYDQNIEGGFDGLFDVVLSANLEHIPGDVIRNYALEGKSPIYLDRERVEGMGILPVEATMYSPERLRTANVIHHDPQKFSLAVRALLIAHRHLNLKKEQTSSRPKVKRHKGMVYTDSPLFSSYHSEVKAMLSGKNFTPKSLGKTMLDIIWENRDIRIEHLKYFRGVKIVPAAGWSRSREWDNLLGYYEPEDGLLKIHEQAERDPDLLRASLLTALGESLLGRYIDYRQWINGEDISSWGMRRYEIRLRPIIDRACFLDDSALRCYLRFARMLESPHDPFTFGITLNDQEGFLPPGLLFGLLYAWYLNNSYGRIMEYEMSLLRWSPEKLIPYQLEEYNRKKELVRFFRNLVFMHKDK, via the coding sequence ATGAGGTTTCTGCTCCATATGAAAATATCCAAACTGGGCCGATACATTGACCTTCTCCTTGAGGAGGTCATTAATCAGACTCCCCCTTCGGGGCGCCGGCAGAATTCTATATCTGCTCTGGCAAGGGAGATCCGGTTATCGGAATGCAGCAATACAAGGGTAGTGATATTCGGAGGGGGAACCGGGCTTTCCACGGTGCTTGGAGGAGACTCCCGTATCGACGAATGGCTGGAGAATCCATTTGTGGGGCTAAAGGAGGAATTCCCTCTGCTTGATGTAGTGGTGTGCACGACAGATGACGGGGGTTCAACAGGCCAGCTCCTCAGACAGTTACCAATAATCGGGATAGGCGACATCCGGAAGGTTCTCCTTTCCCTGATCCTTCGTGCGAATCTTCAGAAGAGATATGGTCTTGATGATGTCTCAACAATGAATCTGATCCGCGTCCTTCATGCAATATTCAATCGAAGGTTTGATGAGGGCTTTAACGATTTCCGGCATGTCACAAACCCGTTTCTTTCTGTGGCAAGGCCTTTGAGGAGATATTGCCCTGAGCCTCTTAAGACCCTTTTTTTAACGCTTGGAGAATATATTTCTCCCGGTGGAAAGGGGCCTGTAATAGAACCCGGAGGCCACTGCCTGGGTAACCTTATACTTGCGGCAGCCATATTAAGATCAGCAGATGAAACAGGATGTTTCCCCCCTGATCTTAATGCAATACTTGCGGGTATTAGAGTTATCGCCGATGCTATTGGTGTAAATCCCGGATTTCTGCATCCAGCGACCGCCACGCCCGGCCAGCTTGTATTAAGATACAGCAACGGGGTTGCGGTGAGGGGACAAAACAAGGCAGCCATCACCCAGCGCCGTCTGCCCATAGATCATTTATTCGTGGAATGCCGTGATGACGCCTCTGTAAGCGCAGATATAATCAGGGCGATAAAAAATGCGGACCTTATTCTTTTTGCCCCTGGAAGCCTCTATACCTCAATTATGCCCATACTTCAGCTTACGCCGGTTATAAGGACAATACGTAATAATAAAAAGGCGCTCAAGATCCTGGGGGCAAATTTCTGGGTACAGGCAGGGGAAACTGATATATCCCGCCATAGAATGAGCCGCGGCTTTCATGTCTCAGAGCTGATTGAGGCATATGACCAGAACATCGAAGGAGGGTTTGACGGTCTGTTTGATGTGGTGCTGAGCGCAAACCTGGAACATATACCGGGTGATGTTATCCGTAATTATGCGCTGGAAGGCAAAAGCCCCATATATCTTGACCGTGAAAGGGTGGAAGGCATGGGGATACTGCCTGTTGAGGCCACCATGTATTCACCTGAACGACTGAGGACGGCCAATGTGATCCATCATGACCCGCAGAAGTTTTCTCTGGCTGTCCGTGCGCTTCTTATCGCTCACAGACATTTAAATCTGAAGAAAGAACAAACCTCATCCAGGCCAAAGGTTAAAAGGCATAAAGGCATGGTTTATACAGATTCGCCTCTTTTTTCTTCCTATCATTCCGAGGTAAAGGCAATGCTTTCCGGAAAAAATTTTACTCCTAAAAGCCTCGGGAAAACCATGCTTGATATTATCTGGGAGAATCGTGATATCCGCATTGAACATCTTAAATATTTCAGGGGTGTAAAGATTGTCCCTGCAGCAGGATGGTCAAGGAGCAGGGAATGGGATAATTTACTTGGATATTATGAGCCTGAAGACGGTTTACTTAAAATACATGAGCAGGCGGAAAGGGATCCCGACCTCCTCAGGGCCAGTCTTCTTACGGCCCTGGGTGAATCACTACTGGGAAGGTATATTGATTACCGGCAATGGATTAATGGAGAGGATATCTCTTCATGGGGAATGAGGCGTTATGAGATCCGGCTGCGGCCCATAATTGACCGCGCATGTTTCCTTGATGACAGTGCCCTTCGCTGTTATCTCAGGTTTGCCCGCATGCTTGAAAGTCCCCATGACCCTTTTACCTTTGGTATAACCCTTAATGACCAGGAAGGATTTCTTCCGCCTGGCCTGCTTTTCGGGTTGTTATACGCGTGGTATCTGAACAACTCCTATGGGAGGATCATGGAGTATGAGATGTCACTCCTTCGCTGGTCTCCGGAAAAACTTATACCCTATCAACTGGAAGAGTATAACCGGAAAAAGGAGCTGGTAAGATTTTTTCGGAACCTGGTATTTATGCATAAGGATAAATGA
- a CDS encoding response regulator: MSDGLNVIVVDDNKEVCELVSDIIKRFYTWGNVIAFSDVEEAIVYCKSQRTCVSIFVIDVFLKDYTGFQFLDSLASKFPMIYEDAIIMSGNASDDVVNMCIAANITYLLEKPIKAYALQLAVKAIVNKYINFAKRLIDNPDLAEDIYNF; encoded by the coding sequence ATGTCGGACGGATTGAATGTGATTGTTGTTGATGACAACAAAGAGGTCTGTGAACTTGTATCAGACATTATAAAACGTTTTTATACCTGGGGAAATGTGATCGCCTTCAGTGATGTTGAGGAGGCGATTGTCTACTGCAAGAGTCAGAGGACATGTGTATCTATTTTTGTTATAGATGTCTTTCTGAAGGACTATACAGGCTTCCAGTTTCTTGATTCCCTGGCCTCTAAGTTTCCAATGATCTATGAAGATGCCATAATAATGTCAGGAAATGCCAGTGACGATGTTGTCAACATGTGTATTGCAGCAAATATAACTTATCTGCTTGAAAAGCCCATAAAGGCATATGCCTTACAGCTTGCTGTAAAGGCTATTGTTAATAAATATATCAATTTTGCCAAAAGACTTATTGATAACCCCGATCTGGCAGAGGATATATATAATTTTTAA